A stretch of Pseudomonas sp. LS.1a DNA encodes these proteins:
- a CDS encoding alginate biosynthesis protein Alg44, which translates to MNTAVNVNVVHESEAQRQHARVRIPAKLRFLDPQRQAHDVKVDDLSAGGLSFHTKQQLTVGDVLRGRLQFTVDNLGLSMDIEFQVRSYHPDSGRTGAQFQNLEPRDIATLRHIITSHLSGELITAGDVLSTLQRDNFTKARKQKDGGSGLSAFGRLKAVTVTLGVFVVGVAAFGFIAKSLYGMYFVSHAEAGVVAVPTTTITMPRDGTVNSLVDSGGQIAKGAPLASFTTSMLDMLKGNLEDAQLEPAKIEELFGKQLSGTLTSPCDCVVARQLVDNGQYAAKGQPIFQLIPRTTNPMIEARFTYRQFDEVKPGTRVNFQVAGEDEVRTGQIVSSASLNSEDLAADIRVQIKPDSALPAELAGRPASVNSDRGPSLNWLIDKAMARGL; encoded by the coding sequence ATGAATACCGCCGTGAACGTCAACGTCGTGCATGAGTCCGAAGCCCAGCGCCAGCATGCCCGGGTACGCATCCCCGCCAAGCTACGGTTCCTCGACCCTCAGCGCCAGGCCCACGATGTGAAGGTCGACGACCTCTCTGCCGGTGGCCTGAGCTTCCACACCAAGCAACAACTGACGGTTGGCGACGTACTACGCGGACGGCTGCAGTTCACGGTCGACAACCTCGGCCTGTCGATGGACATCGAGTTCCAGGTGCGCTCCTACCACCCGGACAGTGGCCGCACCGGCGCGCAGTTCCAGAACCTCGAGCCACGCGACATCGCCACGCTGCGCCATATCATCACTTCGCACCTCTCGGGTGAGCTGATCACTGCCGGCGATGTGCTCAGCACCTTGCAGCGCGACAACTTCACCAAGGCACGCAAGCAGAAGGATGGCGGCAGTGGCCTGAGCGCCTTCGGCCGCCTCAAGGCGGTCACCGTCACCCTCGGCGTGTTCGTGGTCGGTGTCGCCGCCTTCGGCTTCATCGCCAAGTCGCTGTACGGCATGTACTTCGTCAGCCATGCCGAAGCCGGCGTGGTCGCAGTGCCCACCACCACCATCACCATGCCGCGCGACGGCACCGTGAACAGCCTGGTCGACAGCGGTGGGCAGATCGCCAAGGGCGCGCCACTGGCCAGCTTCACCACCAGCATGCTGGACATGCTCAAGGGCAACCTGGAGGACGCACAGCTGGAGCCGGCGAAGATCGAGGAACTGTTCGGCAAGCAGCTGTCCGGCACCCTTACCAGCCCATGTGATTGCGTGGTCGCCCGCCAGCTGGTGGACAACGGCCAGTACGCCGCCAAGGGCCAGCCGATCTTCCAGCTGATCCCGCGCACCACCAACCCGATGATCGAGGCGCGCTTCACCTACCGCCAGTTCGACGAGGTCAAGCCAGGTACCCGGGTCAACTTCCAGGTAGCCGGCGAAGACGAAGTGCGCACCGGCCAGATCGTCAGCAGCGCCAGCCTCAACAGCGAAGACCTGGCCGCCGACATCCGCGTGCAGATCAAGCCCGACAGCGCCCTGCCCGCCGAACTCGCCGGCCGCCCGGCTTCGGTCAACAGCGACCGTGGCCCGTCGCTGAACTGGCTGATCGACAAAGCCATGGCCCGTGGGCTGTAA
- the algK gene encoding alginate biosynthesis TPR repeat lipoprotein AlgK, with the protein MIPYKKSASLGLCALAAAITLAGCAGLPDQRLANEAMKRGDTALAERNYKALADLGYSEAQVGLADIKVATRDPAKIKEAEATYRAAAAISPRAQARLGRLLVAKPDSTQAEREEAETLLKQAARQGESNTLIPLAMLYLSYPQSFPKVNAQQQIDQWRAGGNPEAGLAQVLLYRTQGTYDQHLGEVENICKAALNSTDICYVELATVYQKRGQADQQAALLGQLKAAYARGAVPATRVDSVARVLADRSLGQTDEKTAKDLLEQVAPANPASWVSLAQLVYDFPELGDTDQLMAYIDKGREAEQPRAELLLGRLYYEGKTVPADAAKAEQHLQAAADAGEVSAHYYLGQLYRRGYLGNVEPQKAVDHLLAAARGGQNSADYALAQLFSEGHGIRPQPGNAWVFAQLAQVNPTPQSAELLQQLDQQLTPDQRSQAQQLLAQEKQARGSMSQGANSTLAIEALQDDEKEVTGEDSL; encoded by the coding sequence ATGATTCCCTACAAGAAAAGCGCCAGCCTGGGCCTGTGTGCCCTGGCTGCAGCCATCACCCTGGCTGGCTGTGCCGGCCTGCCCGACCAGCGCCTGGCCAACGAAGCCATGAAGCGCGGTGACACGGCACTGGCCGAGCGCAACTACAAGGCCCTGGCCGACCTGGGCTACAGCGAAGCGCAAGTGGGCCTGGCCGACATCAAGGTCGCCACCCGCGACCCCGCGAAAATCAAGGAAGCCGAGGCCACCTACCGCGCCGCGGCCGCCATTTCGCCGCGTGCCCAGGCGCGCCTGGGCCGCCTGCTGGTGGCCAAGCCCGACAGCACCCAGGCCGAGCGCGAAGAAGCCGAGACCCTGCTCAAGCAAGCCGCCAGGCAGGGCGAAAGCAACACCCTGATCCCGCTGGCGATGCTCTACCTGAGCTACCCGCAAAGCTTCCCCAAGGTCAACGCGCAACAGCAGATCGACCAGTGGCGCGCCGGCGGCAACCCGGAAGCGGGCCTGGCCCAGGTGCTGCTGTACCGCACCCAGGGCACCTACGACCAGCACCTGGGCGAAGTGGAGAACATCTGCAAGGCCGCGCTGAACAGCACCGACATCTGCTACGTCGAGCTGGCCACCGTGTACCAGAAGCGTGGCCAGGCCGACCAGCAGGCCGCCCTGCTCGGCCAGCTCAAGGCTGCCTACGCCCGTGGTGCAGTACCGGCCACCCGGGTCGACAGCGTTGCCCGGGTACTGGCTGACCGCAGCCTCGGCCAGACCGACGAGAAAACCGCCAAGGACCTGCTCGAACAGGTAGCCCCGGCCAACCCGGCGTCCTGGGTCAGCCTGGCGCAGCTGGTGTACGACTTCCCCGAGCTGGGCGATACCGACCAGCTGATGGCCTACATCGACAAAGGCCGCGAAGCTGAACAGCCACGCGCCGAACTGTTGCTGGGCCGCCTGTACTACGAAGGCAAGACCGTACCTGCGGATGCGGCCAAAGCCGAACAACACCTGCAGGCTGCCGCCGACGCCGGCGAAGTCAGCGCCCATTACTACCTGGGCCAGCTCTACCGCCGCGGCTACCTGGGCAACGTCGAGCCGCAAAAGGCCGTCGACCACCTGCTGGCCGCCGCCCGCGGTGGGCAGAACAGCGCCGACTATGCCCTGGCCCAGCTGTTCAGCGAAGGCCACGGCATTCGCCCGCAACCGGGTAACGCCTGGGTCTTCGCCCAGCTGGCCCAGGTCAACCCGACGCCACAGTCCGCTGAACTGCTGCAGCAGCTCGACCAGCAACTCACGCCTGACCAGCGCAGCCAGGCCCAGCAACTGCTGGCCCAAGAAAAACAGGCGCGCGGCAGCATGAGCCAAGGCGCCAACAGCACCTTGGCCATCGAAGCCCTGCAAGACGACGAAAAAGAAGTAACCGGTGAGGACTCGCTATGA
- a CDS encoding alginate export family protein — MTLNPLVKAGIGLSFALLWSCPTLAAMTAEKNFGLDVKITGQSEDDRDLGTRSGGDVNGLGLDLRPWVYGERGNWSAYAMGQAVTATDTIETDTLRQNDDGTSTDTAADGREQDKSYLAMREFWVGYSGLTAYPGEQLRFGRQRLRSDDGMWRDTNIEALNWTFDTTLLKADLGVAQRFSEYRTDLTELAPEDKDRTHLYGNVATQWTPGHWVGVRAHHTHDGGSLKNPGETVDALDKTRTGDLTWLGLEANSDAYNWRNDHTVNYWGSVTWLTGDRDTLSSQVVGDQTVATGKQSGDVNAWATDFGVRLRLDPQWQVGAAYARGSGGGGDDGSSNYEQTGLESNRSNYTGTRSRVHRFGEAFRGELGNLQAATLFASWQLRDDYDASFIYHKFWRVDGNQNIGSSGINAVVNDNGVNRPLVDGEKDLGQEMDVVVTKYFKQGLLPASMSQAIDEPSALVRLRAGVFKPGDAYGKEADSYMHRAFVDVIWRF, encoded by the coding sequence ATGACGCTCAATCCCCTCGTGAAAGCTGGCATCGGCCTGAGCTTCGCCCTGCTGTGGTCCTGCCCGACCCTGGCGGCAATGACCGCTGAAAAGAACTTCGGCCTGGATGTGAAAATCACCGGCCAGTCGGAAGACGACCGTGACCTGGGCACCCGCTCCGGCGGCGACGTCAACGGCCTCGGTCTCGATCTGCGCCCCTGGGTATATGGCGAGCGTGGCAACTGGAGCGCCTATGCCATGGGCCAGGCCGTCACCGCCACCGACACCATCGAAACCGACACCCTGCGCCAGAACGACGACGGCACCAGCACCGACACCGCCGCCGACGGCCGCGAGCAGGACAAGAGCTACCTGGCCATGCGCGAATTCTGGGTCGGCTACAGCGGCCTCACCGCCTACCCTGGCGAGCAACTGCGTTTCGGTCGCCAGCGCCTGCGCAGCGACGATGGCATGTGGCGTGACACCAACATCGAGGCGCTGAACTGGACCTTCGACACCACGTTGCTCAAGGCCGACCTGGGTGTGGCCCAGCGCTTCAGCGAATACCGCACCGACCTCACCGAGCTGGCCCCGGAAGACAAGGACCGCACACACCTCTACGGCAACGTCGCCACGCAGTGGACCCCTGGCCACTGGGTCGGCGTACGCGCCCACCACACCCACGACGGCGGCAGCCTGAAGAACCCGGGCGAAACCGTCGATGCGCTGGACAAGACCCGCACCGGCGACCTCACCTGGCTGGGCCTGGAAGCCAACAGCGACGCCTACAACTGGCGCAACGATCACACCGTCAACTACTGGGGCAGCGTCACCTGGCTGACCGGTGACCGCGACACCCTCAGCAGCCAGGTCGTCGGCGACCAGACCGTGGCCACCGGCAAGCAGAGCGGTGACGTCAACGCCTGGGCCACCGACTTCGGCGTCCGCCTGCGCCTCGACCCGCAATGGCAGGTTGGTGCGGCCTACGCCCGTGGCAGCGGCGGTGGTGGCGACGACGGTTCGAGCAACTACGAGCAGACCGGCCTGGAGAGCAACCGCTCCAACTACACCGGTACCCGTTCGCGCGTACACCGCTTTGGTGAAGCCTTCCGTGGCGAGCTGGGCAACCTGCAGGCGGCCACCCTGTTCGCCTCCTGGCAGCTGCGCGACGACTACGACGCCAGCTTCATCTACCACAAGTTCTGGCGTGTCGATGGCAACCAGAACATCGGTTCCAGCGGCATCAACGCGGTGGTCAACGACAACGGTGTGAACCGCCCACTGGTCGATGGCGAAAAAGACCTTGGCCAGGAGATGGACGTGGTCGTGACCAAGTACTTCAAGCAAGGCCTGCTGCCAGCTTCGATGAGCCAGGCCATCGACGAGCCATCTGCCCTGGTGCGTCTGCGTGCCGGTGTGTTCAAGCCGGGCGATGCCTACGGCAAGGAAGCGGACTCGTACATGCACCGCGCCTTCGTCGATGTGATCTGGCGCTTCTGA
- the algG gene encoding mannuronan 5-epimerase AlgG, translating to MNLHPHLRHSLLASALLLASGLVAAAEPQVIAKELQQAKTYTVSSAPIEPLHMDPPKLPDLTGYTFDAVQKKIDRRHKGKVSLRRMFQEDTLKEFVGGDNKAAEWVQRQHGIPQAIFVDDGHVDLVELSKKVPRQYLSEVEPGVYLARLPIVVGPKGILEIDGKVKQLRLSQEGGSFLVNDGKLFVTDTQVTGWREKDNGPATFRSPKEFRPFLLSWGGTETYIVNTKMASFGYAKSKSYGVSISQYTPNMAKRMGRPEPTGWIIGSEFSDMWYGFYCYETQDFVVKDSTYRDNIVYGIDPHDRSHRLIIAGNTVYGTKKKHGIIVSREVNDSWIINNKSFDNKLSGVVIDRNSVNNLIAYNEIYRNHTDGITLYESGDNLIWGNKLINNRRHGIRVRNSVNIRLYENVAMANGLVGVYGHIKDLSDTDRDIALDPFDTKVSLILVGGELSANGSGPLSIDSPLSVELYKVSMLAPRKASGISLNGVLGERQDEILDLLVRQQKAVLIDPVERQTEMID from the coding sequence ATGAACCTTCACCCGCACTTACGCCACAGCCTGTTGGCCAGCGCCTTGCTGCTGGCCAGTGGCCTGGTCGCTGCCGCAGAACCCCAGGTGATCGCCAAGGAACTGCAGCAAGCCAAGACCTATACGGTCTCCAGCGCACCGATCGAGCCGCTGCACATGGACCCGCCGAAGCTGCCTGACCTGACCGGCTACACCTTTGATGCGGTGCAGAAAAAAATCGACCGCCGCCACAAGGGCAAGGTCAGCCTGCGCCGCATGTTCCAGGAGGATACCCTCAAGGAATTCGTCGGTGGCGACAACAAGGCGGCCGAGTGGGTCCAGCGCCAGCATGGCATTCCGCAGGCGATCTTCGTCGATGACGGCCATGTCGACCTGGTCGAACTGAGCAAGAAGGTACCCAGGCAGTACCTCAGCGAAGTCGAGCCGGGCGTTTACCTGGCGCGCCTGCCGATCGTGGTCGGGCCGAAGGGCATCCTCGAGATCGACGGTAAGGTCAAGCAACTGCGCCTGTCCCAGGAAGGCGGTTCGTTCCTGGTCAACGACGGCAAGCTGTTCGTCACCGACACCCAGGTGACCGGCTGGCGGGAAAAGGACAACGGCCCGGCGACCTTCCGCTCGCCCAAGGAATTCCGCCCGTTCCTGCTGTCGTGGGGCGGCACCGAGACCTACATCGTCAATACGAAAATGGCCAGCTTCGGCTATGCCAAGTCCAAGTCGTATGGCGTGAGTATCTCGCAGTACACGCCGAACATGGCCAAGCGCATGGGCCGCCCTGAACCCACCGGCTGGATCATCGGCTCCGAGTTCAGCGACATGTGGTACGGCTTCTACTGCTACGAGACCCAGGACTTCGTGGTCAAGGACAGCACCTACCGCGACAACATCGTCTACGGCATCGACCCGCACGACCGCTCGCACCGGCTGATCATCGCCGGCAACACGGTGTACGGCACCAAGAAGAAGCACGGCATCATCGTGTCGCGTGAGGTCAACGACAGCTGGATCATCAACAACAAGAGCTTCGACAACAAGCTCTCGGGCGTGGTGATCGACCGTAACAGCGTCAACAACCTGATCGCCTACAACGAGATCTACCGCAACCACACCGACGGTATCACCCTGTACGAAAGCGGCGACAACCTGATCTGGGGCAACAAGCTGATCAACAACCGCCGCCACGGCATCCGCGTGCGTAACAGCGTGAACATTCGCCTGTACGAAAACGTCGCCATGGCCAACGGCCTGGTGGGTGTGTACGGCCACATCAAGGACCTGTCCGATACCGACCGCGACATCGCCCTCGACCCGTTCGACACCAAGGTGTCGCTGATTCTGGTCGGTGGCGAACTGTCGGCCAACGGCTCCGGCCCACTGTCGATCGACTCGCCACTGTCGGTCGAACTGTACAAGGTGTCCATGCTCGCCCCGCGCAAGGCCAGCGGCATCAGCCTCAACGGCGTCCTCGGCGAACGCCAGGACGAAATCCTCGACCTGCTGGTACGCCAGCAAAAGGCTGTGCTGATCGACCCGGTCGAACGCCAGACCGAAATGATCGATTAA
- a CDS encoding alginate O-acetyltransferase, with the protein MTPHLMKLLGLSAALLAISQGVRAEDVKAPTFSAEPCCQLCPEAHDASRYTTRYQQNFTTLVQAQGDWLFRTREDLRTEFNTTPAGYKRLQQVHDAFKKRGVELVVVYQPTRGLVNRNMLNPAEKAAFDYQKALGNYQAMLKRFASMGYNVPDLSPLTNEQLAAADQGKDFYFRGDQHWTPYGAERAAKIVADTVHKMPAFEGIPRKEFETKKSGRMGKTGTLHNVAGQLCGTSYAVQYMDQFATEPKGSDGGGDDLFGDAGNAQITLVGTSHSGKNYNFAGFLQQYIGADVLNVAFPGGGLEGSMIQYLGSEEFQKNPPKILIWEFSPLYRLDQETIWRQILGLLDDGCDDRPALMSASATLKPGKNELMVNGKGGVLKDLVNRNIQMDVKFEDPSVKVLQATLWYLNGRHEDIKLEKPETSDTDGRFVFQMREDEDWASQSLLAFEVQGPESGTQKVEAKLCKRNNFAVPAQTAQAGQ; encoded by the coding sequence ATGACGCCACATCTGATGAAACTGCTGGGCCTGTCCGCCGCCCTCCTGGCGATCAGCCAGGGCGTGCGCGCCGAAGACGTCAAGGCCCCCACCTTCAGCGCCGAGCCCTGCTGCCAGCTGTGCCCTGAAGCACATGACGCCAGCCGCTACACAACCCGCTACCAGCAGAACTTCACCACGCTGGTGCAGGCCCAGGGCGACTGGCTGTTCCGTACCCGCGAAGACCTGCGCACCGAGTTCAACACCACCCCTGCCGGCTACAAGCGCCTGCAGCAGGTGCACGACGCGTTCAAGAAGCGCGGCGTGGAACTGGTGGTGGTGTACCAGCCGACCCGTGGCCTGGTGAACCGCAACATGCTCAACCCGGCGGAAAAAGCCGCCTTCGACTACCAGAAGGCCCTGGGCAACTACCAGGCCATGCTCAAGCGCTTCGCCAGCATGGGCTACAACGTGCCCGACCTGTCGCCACTGACCAACGAACAGCTGGCCGCTGCCGACCAGGGCAAGGACTTCTACTTCCGTGGCGACCAGCACTGGACGCCGTATGGCGCCGAGCGTGCGGCGAAGATCGTGGCCGACACCGTGCACAAGATGCCGGCCTTCGAAGGCATCCCGCGCAAGGAGTTCGAGACGAAGAAGTCCGGGCGCATGGGCAAGACCGGCACCTTGCATAACGTCGCCGGCCAGCTCTGTGGCACCAGTTACGCCGTTCAGTACATGGACCAGTTCGCCACCGAGCCGAAAGGCTCCGACGGTGGCGGTGACGACCTGTTCGGTGACGCCGGCAACGCGCAGATCACGTTGGTGGGTACCAGTCACAGCGGCAAGAACTACAACTTTGCGGGCTTCCTGCAACAGTACATTGGTGCCGATGTATTGAACGTGGCCTTCCCTGGCGGTGGCCTGGAAGGCTCGATGATCCAGTACCTGGGCAGCGAAGAATTCCAGAAGAACCCGCCGAAGATCCTGATCTGGGAATTCTCCCCGCTGTATCGCCTGGACCAGGAAACCATCTGGCGGCAAATCCTTGGCCTGCTCGACGACGGCTGCGATGACCGCCCGGCCCTGATGAGCGCCAGCGCCACCCTCAAGCCCGGCAAGAACGAGCTGATGGTCAACGGCAAGGGTGGCGTGCTCAAGGACCTGGTCAACCGCAACATACAAATGGACGTGAAGTTCGAAGACCCGTCGGTGAAGGTGCTGCAGGCCACCCTCTGGTACCTCAACGGCCGCCACGAGGACATCAAGCTGGAGAAACCGGAAACCTCCGACACCGACGGCCGCTTCGTCTTCCAGATGCGCGAAGACGAGGACTGGGCCAGCCAGAGCCTGTTGGCGTTCGAGGTGCAGGGGCCGGAAAGCGGTACCCAGAAGGTCGAAGCCAAGCTCTGCAAACGCAACAACTTCGCCGTGCCCGCGCAGACCGCGCAGGCCGGCCAGTGA
- a CDS encoding mannuronate-specific alginate lyase, translating into MIPFKRISRPALLALALCGGAAHAALVPPQGYYEGIEKLKTGDGNFRCEAAPKPYTGALQFRSKYEGSDKARATLNAASEKAFRKSTEDITTLEKGVSKMIGQYMRDGRPAQLDCTLAWLGSWARADALMSTDYNHTGKSMRKWALGSMSGSWLRLKFSSSQPLAAHQAEAELIEKWFARLAEQTVRDWSDLPLEKINNHSYWAAWAVMASAVATDRRDLFDWAVKEYRVGANQVDQQGFLPNELKRKQRALAYHNYALPPLAMIASFAQVNGVDVRGENNNALQRLAQRVLNGSKDPSAFKARNGEKQDMKDLKIDSKYAWMEPYCSLYACSGDTLQRKRGMQPFNSFRLGGDLTRVYDPSAESKK; encoded by the coding sequence ATGATCCCGTTCAAGCGAATTTCCCGCCCCGCCCTGCTTGCCCTTGCGTTGTGCGGCGGTGCCGCGCACGCCGCGCTGGTACCACCCCAGGGTTACTACGAGGGGATCGAAAAGCTCAAGACCGGCGACGGCAACTTCCGCTGCGAGGCTGCCCCCAAGCCGTACACCGGCGCCCTGCAGTTCCGCAGCAAGTACGAAGGCTCGGACAAGGCGCGGGCCACGCTCAATGCCGCCTCGGAAAAGGCCTTTCGCAAGTCCACCGAAGACATCACCACCCTTGAGAAAGGTGTGAGCAAGATGATCGGCCAGTACATGCGTGACGGCCGCCCGGCACAGCTCGACTGCACCCTGGCCTGGCTGGGCAGCTGGGCCCGCGCCGATGCGCTGATGTCCACCGACTACAACCACACCGGCAAGTCGATGCGCAAATGGGCACTGGGCAGCATGAGCGGTTCGTGGCTGCGCCTGAAGTTCTCCAGTTCGCAGCCGCTGGCCGCGCACCAGGCCGAAGCCGAGCTGATCGAAAAATGGTTTGCCCGGCTGGCCGAACAGACCGTGCGCGACTGGAGCGACCTGCCGCTGGAGAAGATCAACAACCACAGCTACTGGGCAGCCTGGGCGGTAATGGCCAGCGCCGTGGCCACCGACCGTCGCGACCTGTTCGACTGGGCCGTGAAGGAATACCGGGTTGGCGCCAACCAGGTCGACCAGCAGGGCTTCCTGCCCAACGAACTGAAACGCAAGCAACGCGCCCTGGCCTACCACAACTACGCCCTGCCACCGCTGGCGATGATCGCCAGCTTCGCCCAGGTCAATGGCGTGGATGTGCGTGGCGAGAACAACAACGCCCTGCAGCGCCTGGCGCAGCGGGTGCTGAACGGGTCGAAGGACCCCAGCGCGTTCAAGGCCCGCAATGGCGAGAAACAGGACATGAAAGACCTGAAGATCGACAGCAAGTACGCGTGGATGGAGCCCTACTGCAGCCTGTATGCGTGCAGTGGCGACACCCTGCAACGCAAGCGTGGCATGCAGCCGTTCAACAGCTTCCGGCTGGGCGGCGACCTGACCCGGGTCTACGACCCGAGCGCAGAATCGAAAAAGTAA
- a CDS encoding MBOAT family O-acyltransferase — MVFSSNVFLFLFLPIFLGLYYLSGQRYRNLLLLVASYIFYAWWRVDFLALFAGVTLWNYWIGLKVGAAGVRTKPAQRWLLLGVGVDLAILGYFKYANFGVDSLNAIISSFGLEPFILTHVLLPIGISFYIFESISYIIDVYRGDTPATRNLIDFAAFVAIFPHLIAGPVLRFKDLVDQFNNRTHTLDKFSEGCTRFMQGFIKKVFIADTLAVVADHCFALQNPTTGDAWLGALAYTAQLYFDFSGYSDMAIGLGLMMGFRFMENFKQPYISQSITEFWRRWHISLSTWLRDYLYITLGGNRKGTFNTYRNLFLTMLLGGLWHGANFTYIIWGAWHGMWLAIERALGIDTNPQRFNPVKWAFTFLLVVVGWVIFRAENLEVAGRMYGAMFSFGDWQLSELNRAQLTGLQVATLVVAYITLAFFGLRDFYRNARPTPKATPVEVNNDGSIGLDWTRVMTRALVLLLFVASILKLSAQSYSPFLYFQF; from the coding sequence ATGGTCTTCTCGTCCAACGTGTTCCTGTTCCTGTTCTTGCCGATCTTCCTCGGCCTGTACTACTTGAGCGGGCAACGTTATCGCAACCTGCTGCTGCTGGTCGCCAGCTACATCTTCTACGCCTGGTGGCGGGTGGACTTCCTGGCCCTGTTCGCCGGGGTCACCCTGTGGAACTACTGGATCGGCCTGAAAGTCGGCGCCGCCGGTGTACGCACCAAGCCCGCGCAGCGCTGGCTGCTGCTCGGCGTCGGTGTCGACCTGGCGATCCTCGGCTACTTCAAGTACGCCAACTTCGGCGTCGACAGCCTCAACGCGATCATCTCCTCGTTCGGCCTGGAGCCGTTCATCCTCACCCATGTGCTGCTGCCGATCGGTATCTCGTTCTACATCTTCGAGTCGATCAGCTACATCATCGACGTGTACCGCGGCGATACCCCGGCCACCCGCAACCTGATCGACTTCGCGGCGTTCGTGGCGATCTTCCCGCACCTGATCGCCGGCCCCGTGCTGCGCTTCAAGGACCTGGTCGACCAGTTCAACAACCGTACCCACACCCTGGACAAGTTCTCCGAAGGCTGCACCCGCTTCATGCAGGGCTTCATCAAGAAAGTGTTCATCGCCGACACCCTGGCGGTAGTGGCAGACCACTGTTTCGCCCTGCAGAACCCGACCACCGGCGATGCCTGGCTCGGCGCCCTGGCCTACACCGCGCAGCTGTACTTCGACTTCAGCGGCTACAGCGACATGGCCATCGGCCTGGGCCTGATGATGGGCTTCCGCTTCATGGAAAACTTCAAGCAGCCGTACATCAGCCAGTCGATCACCGAGTTCTGGCGGCGCTGGCACATCAGCCTGTCGACCTGGCTGCGCGACTACCTGTACATCACCCTGGGTGGTAACCGCAAAGGCACCTTCAACACCTACCGCAACCTGTTCCTGACCATGCTGCTGGGCGGCCTGTGGCACGGCGCCAACTTCACCTACATCATCTGGGGTGCCTGGCACGGCATGTGGCTGGCCATCGAGCGCGCGCTGGGCATCGACACCAACCCGCAGCGTTTCAACCCGGTGAAGTGGGCGTTCACCTTCCTGCTGGTGGTGGTCGGCTGGGTGATCTTCCGTGCCGAGAACCTGGAAGTGGCCGGCCGCATGTACGGCGCCATGTTCAGCTTCGGCGACTGGCAGCTGTCGGAACTCAACCGTGCCCAGCTCACCGGCCTGCAGGTAGCCACCCTGGTGGTCGCCTACATCACCCTGGCGTTCTTCGGCCTGCGCGACTTCTACCGCAACGCCAGGCCAACGCCCAAGGCCACCCCGGTGGAGGTCAACAACGACGGTTCGATCGGCCTGGACTGGACCCGGGTGATGACCCGCGCCCTGGTGCTGCTGCTGTTCGTGGCCTCGATCCTCAAGCTTTCGGCGCAGAGCTACTCGCCGTTCCTTTACTTCCAGTTCTGA
- a CDS encoding alginate O-acetyltransferase encodes MTRTLRITYSLSFLGLLVGMGVWSTGGLQSFQRTEQMTLLNGKLAKAAETHYDEQFPIKRLGTNLWAAMDFKLFNEGRPGVVLGRDQWLFSDEEFKPTAGAEQLMQENLALIRGVRDTLQQHGSQLVLAIVPAKARVYAEYLGNELPTSLHDDLYNQFHAQVRQANVFAPDLMAPMEQAKARGQVFLRTDTHWTPMGAEVAAQALAEAVSRQSLLNGAPQTFITEAGSTAPYKGDLTNFLPLDPLFSNLLPAPDNLQQRTTRPVEAEGEAGDALFADTQIPVALVGTSYSANPHWNFLGALQQALRSDVANYAEDGHGPLLPMLKYLQSDAFKNAAPQVVVWEFPERYLPMKNDLSSFDPQWIAQLKNTRKSEENLALSSTRTTH; translated from the coding sequence ATGACCCGGACATTACGCATTACCTATTCGCTGTCGTTCCTTGGCCTGCTGGTGGGCATGGGCGTGTGGTCCACCGGTGGCCTGCAAAGCTTCCAGCGTACCGAGCAGATGACCCTGCTCAACGGCAAGCTGGCCAAGGCCGCCGAGACCCACTACGACGAGCAGTTCCCGATCAAGCGCCTGGGCACCAACCTGTGGGCGGCGATGGACTTCAAGCTGTTCAACGAAGGCCGCCCCGGCGTGGTTCTGGGCCGCGACCAGTGGCTGTTCAGTGACGAAGAGTTCAAGCCCACCGCCGGTGCCGAGCAGCTGATGCAGGAAAACCTGGCGCTGATCCGTGGCGTGCGCGACACCCTGCAGCAGCACGGCAGCCAGCTGGTGCTGGCGATCGTGCCGGCCAAGGCGCGGGTGTATGCCGAGTACCTGGGCAATGAGCTGCCGACCAGCCTGCATGACGACCTGTACAACCAGTTCCATGCCCAGGTGCGCCAGGCCAACGTGTTCGCCCCGGACCTGATGGCACCTATGGAGCAGGCCAAGGCCCGCGGCCAGGTGTTCCTGCGCACCGACACCCACTGGACGCCGATGGGCGCCGAAGTGGCGGCACAGGCACTGGCCGAAGCGGTAAGCCGCCAGAGCCTGCTCAATGGCGCCCCACAGACGTTCATCACCGAAGCCGGCAGTACCGCGCCGTACAAGGGCGACCTGACCAACTTCCTGCCACTGGACCCGCTGTTCAGCAACCTGCTGCCGGCCCCGGACAACCTGCAGCAGCGCACCACTCGCCCGGTCGAGGCCGAAGGTGAAGCCGGTGACGCACTGTTTGCCGACACACAGATCCCGGTTGCGCTGGTAGGCACCAGCTACAGCGCCAACCCGCACTGGAACTTCCTCGGCGCGCTGCAGCAGGCCTTGCGCAGCGACGTGGCCAACTACGCCGAAGACGGCCATGGCCCGCTACTGCCGATGCTCAAGTACCTGCAAAGCGATGCTTTCAAGAACGCCGCCCCGCAAGTGGTGGTGTGGGAATTCCCCGAACGTTATCTGCCAATGAAGAACGACCTCAGCAGCTTCGATCCACAGTGGATCGCCCAGCTGAAGAACACCCGTAAATCCGAAGAAAACCTGGCTTTGTCGTCCACCCGGACAACCCACTGA